The sequence CCCGCCACGACACTTGCTTCGCCAGCAACCGCAAATCCTCCATCTCCTGTCTGGACAATAGACCAACCTCGCCCACCAAACAGTTGAGGAGTAAACACTTTCGCGAAGGGGGGATCGTTAATTTGTGTCGTTTCAACCGACTTGATTTCCACGATCGGAAAAAGCAGTAGGCCTTGGCCTTGTCTTTCGACAACCGACCTTTTCGCATCAAAATCGAGGGTGATAGAAAGCTGTTCACCCTTTCCCACGCCGTAGGATGTTTCAAAGTCAACGCTAACACGAGTACCGGTAGGTACGTCAACAGGTACCCGCTGGCCACCAACGACAGCAGTTGCTGAAGAAACGCCAAACCCAATTCCAATCAACGTGCCCTGTCCGAGACCCACACTGCCAAGTTTCAGGGTCTGTCCATTTTGCAGAGATAGAAGCTCAACCTGTGTCTCGCCACTTATACGGATCCATTGAGACCCGGTGCCGGATGCACGGAAATGAATCAAGAGCTCAGAGAGCGTGACTGAAAGAGCTTCCAAATCAGCCGGAGCATCCGTCAATTTGACAACGATGCGCGATTCGCCGGTGAGGTTTTTTCCATCCACGATTTCGCCAGGCGTGATTTCGCCGGGCGTATTGCTACCTGAATTCGTACAGCTCAGCCCAAGCAAGCTGAGAACAAGCAGAACATAGGAAGAGAGGGAAAACCCCTTGGAGATGGAACGCTCACCAGTCATGTATCCCCCTTTCGCCTAGAGCAGCTGTGTGACACGTGTTACGATCCGCCCGCGTATGCACAATTACTGCCCTTTCGTCCACAGTCTTCTCTTTTTTGTACCGAAGTTGGACGCGATCATATGGTTATCTCGTGGAGGAAAGTGGCGGTGCCGACCTCAGAACTGAGGAGAAGTTTCAGGCCGACGTCTATGGACCCACTGCCAAATCGACGCTTGCATGCCGCGCCAAGGATAACCAGGCTGAGAAGCAAGAGGCTAAACCCATGCCTGCTAACGAATCGCCCTGCCCTACTCCTGAACCTTTTTCCCAATCGACCTCACTTATCGTATCGTGTCCATCCGTGGGTCGACCAACTCTACCGTTTTTCTTTCGCTGATACCCGATTACCACGAGGGTGTAGTCTTGTCAAGCAAATTGGGCGCTTCGCGTCGGCACGTGTGCAACTCGCGCCGCCATCTGCCCCGAAGTTTGCCTCGGATCCGAGATTGCTTCACCCTCGTCCTGCCTGCCCACACCCACGCAGGCGGATCGTACAAACTGCTCGCAATGCCACCTTGTGTTGTCATTGCGAGGGAAGGTCCTCGACGTTAGTCGAGGGCCCCGTGGCAATCCCGGACGAGTCGTCCGATAAACTCAAATTGTGACAGCAACAAGTAGGCTATCTATGATTGTGGGGTCACTTGACATTTCGATGCACGGCTCTACTGTGGTTTTCACTGGGAAGTCGCGCACAACAGTCACTTGGAAAGGACGCGAACATGCGATTGCAAAACCAGGTAGCCCTCATCACCGGTGGGGGGGACGGGATCGGACGGGCGATCGCGAGAGCTTACGCGCGCGAAGGCGCCCGAGTCGTCATCTCCGGCCGGAGAGCCGAGAAGCTGGAAGAGACCAGAAGCCAGATTCTCGGCGAGGGGGCTGCGCCGGGACCCCATAGCGATTCTGCTCGCCGTCCCCGGAGCGAAGCGGAGGGGGCTGCGCCAGGATCGGTGGTCACGGTTCCGGGGGATGTTTCGAGCGAACCGGACGTGCGCGGGCTTGTGCAGGAAACGCTCCGGCAATTCGGCCGGATCGATATTCTCGTGAACAACGCCGGCATCATCGGTCCCACCGCTCCGGTCGAACAGGTTCGGACGGAGGAGTGGGACGAAGTTCAAGCCATCAATCTCCGTGGTCCCTTTCTCACCTGTCGTGAAGTCGTTCCCCTTATGCTGAAGCAGGATCGAGGCGTCATTATCAACATCGCGTCCGTCGCGGGACGCATCGGGTATCCCACCCGAAGCCCCTACGCCGCTTCGAAGTGGGGGCTGATCGGATTCAGCCGGACACTGGCTCTGGAGTTGAGCACCACCGGCGTTCGGGTGAACTGCGTCTGCCCCGGTGCTGTCATGGGAGAGCGGCTCGCCACGATCCTCGGAAACTTCAATCGCATCATTCAGGATCAAGCGAACTCGCGGCTGAAGGCTGCCCTTTCTTACGTGAAAGCCTCGAAACTTCTCCCACCGGAAGAGATCGCTTCCGTTTGCGTCTTCCTCGCGTCCTCGGAGGCGGCGGGAGTGTCCGGACAGGAAATCGTTGTCGCGGGCGTGACGGGGTAGTTCCGCCGTGCGCATCGCCCTCTTCGGTCTGCCCAAGCGCGCTACACATTTCGTCCCGGTCCTCGTTCAGGAGAACTACAAGGTCGTCGCCCTGTTTCTTTCGGAGCCGCATGAGCCCTATTTTCCGCAGATCCAGGCCATTGCCGAGGCCTTCAAGATCCCCTGCATCTACCCGGCGGACGCCGCCGATCCCACGCTGCCGGGACGCCTCCACCAACTCGAGATCGACCTCCTCATCTCGATCAATTTCACCAAGCGCCTCCCGAAAAGCATTCTGAGCGCGCCTCGCCGCGCGGCGATCAATCTCCACCCCTCCCTCCTGCCCAAGTACCGGGGACCGAATCCCTATTTCTGGGTTCTTCGAAACGGCGAGCCCCGCACCGGCGTGACCGCCCACTACATGGAGGAAACCCTGGACACCGGGCCGATCATTCTCCAGAAAGCGATGGAGATCGAAGCCCATGAGACGTTGGGCGGTCTGCTTGGAAAACTGGAGGCCCTGGGTGAACAGGTCCTGTTGGACACTCTCCGACTTTTCAAGAGCCGGGATGACGTGCCTTCTTCGCCGCAGGATCCGGCCGAGGCCACGCTTGCGCCGCAAATCAAGGAGGAGGATTTGGTCCTCAATTTCGCCAACCCGACCGCCGATATTCTCCGCCAGATCCGTGCCTGCAATCCGGCCTATGGAGCGTGGACTTCACTCGACGGTCGGGCCGTCAAGTTCTTCTCGGCGTCGATGGTGCAGGGGGCGATATCGCTCGCCGCTCCAGGCACTTGTTTTCTACACGAGGGACATTTCCTCATTGCCACGGGGGACGGCGCGATTCGTCCGGAGGTGATTCTCCTGGAGGACGGCGGATTCTACTCCGCCGATTCGCTCGCCCGACTCGGTCTCCTCATCCCCGGCTCCCGCTTCGGCGCGTAGGTCGGGGTTCAATCGCAGATCTGGAAGCCTTCCGCGGGGTAGTGGTACATGAGCGTCACGCACATCTCCTCGGGGAACTGGAGGATGTGGTCGGTCGTGTTGTCGAATTCGCACACCATTCGAAACCGGTCACCCTTTTCCACACGCAGCGGCGCATCGACCGGAAAATTCATGATCGGCGGATCTCGCTGGAGTTGCGCGCCCGCCCCAACCTGTTTGTAGATCAACCTCTCCTCCCCCTGCTGGGTGAGCCAGAGCTCAAAATTCACACCCCACTGGTGGGTGTGGCCGAGGACCGTGATGATGCTGGACGTTCGTTCGGCGCTGCACGTTGCTTCGGAGCGGTGGGTTTTTCCCGGCTGGATCTGGAAACTACTCTCGTTGATCGCCCACGGAGCCGCAGAGGATAGCGCCGGAGTGGGATCGACCGTGTGGAGGTTCACCGTGTCAGTCTGAAGGGCCGCATCGCTCCCCGGGTTGATGTAGTGCGATTGGAGCATGATCTGCGATCCCCGCGGGACCAGGATGGCCACGTCCTTCGGCAGACGCGTCACGGCCGCCGGAACATCGCCTGAACCGCCGCCCGCCCCACCGACAAACATCAGCCAGGGAGCTGCCATGTCGAAATCTGCGCACACATGCGAAGTCGGATCGTACTTGATCGAGCTTCTATACACCGCCACGTGATGACCCGTTTTGCCACCGCTTTGACGCCCTTCGATGAGCGTGACGTACATGTCGTCCGTGGTCACCACATCCGTGTACGTGCAGACAAAGACTTCGGAATACGGCTCGATGCGCAGCTCGGGGGTATGCACTTGTATTCCGCGCGCCGGTTTCGCCAGTCCCTCCGAATCCTCCGAACAGGAAATCGACCCCATCATGACTAATGAGGTCACCAATAACGCAAGAAAAACACCTCTCACACCACCCTCCTTCCGGTTGGGAATCAGCGAATCAGGGAATCAGTTCTTCCGGTAGACCGCCACGAAGCACGCCCCGCCGAGGCCGATGTTGTGTTGGAGTGCGATCTTGGCGTTCGGCACCTGTCGCGGACCGCAAAGTCCACGAAGCTGCTGGTTGAGTTCGAAACATTGGGCCAAGCCGGTGGCGCCCAGCGGATGCCCTTTGGAAAGCAGGCCTCCGGAGGGATTGACAACCCATTTGCCGCCGTAGGTGGTTTGATTCTCATCGAGCAGACGCCCGGCCTCCCCTTCTTTGCAGAGACCCAGCGCCTCATACGTGATCAGCTCGTTGGCCGTGAAACAGTCGTGAAGTTCGATGACGTTTACGTCCTTCGGACCCAGTCCCGACTGCTCATAGGCGCTGTCCGCAGCCTTCTTCGCCATATCATAGCCAACGACTTTGATCATCGAGGGGGGATCGAAAGCGGTCTTCACATCCGTCTTGAGCGCGGCCGCGGCAATCCACACCGGATCGGACTTGCCCATTTTTTTCGCGAACTCTTCCGAGCAGACGACGGCCGCCGCCGAGCCGTCCGTAGTGGGGCAGCACTGAAGTTTCGTCAGGGGATCGAAAATCATGGGAGAGGCCATCACTTCCTCGAGCGAGACGGCCACGCGGAACTGCGACCGCTCATTGTGCACCGCATGCTTCTTGTTTTTCACGGCGATCTTGGCGATCTGTTCCTTGGTCGTGCCGTACTTCTTCATGTGCTCGCGTCCTGCCCCACCGAACAATTGGGCGGCGGGAGGTGCCATCTCGAATCCCTGCACGGAACTCATCACTTCCACGTGCTTATCCATCGGATTCGTTCGATCGCTGTATTTGGGCGCGAGCGATCCCTTCTCCATCTTTTCAAATCCAAGCGCGAGCGCGCATTCCACCGCTCCGCCCGCCACCGCCTGCGTGGCCAGGAAAAGCGCGGAGGAGCCCGTGGAGCAGTTGTTGTTGACGTTCACGACCGGGATACCCGTCAGACCGAGCTGGTACACCGCCCGTTGGCCGCAGGTGGATTCCCCATACACATATCCGACAAATGCCTGCTCGATCTTGTCATAGCTCACGCCGGCGTCTTTGAGGGCCATCTCCCCCGATTCCTTTGCCAATTCGGGATAGTCGTGTTCTCCCGGTTTGTGAAACTTGGTCATTCCGACGCCGATAATGCAGACTTTGCGGCCTTTACCCATGGAAAACCCCTTTCGCTTTGAAAGATGTCAGTCGCGGCTGGTGCGAGTACGCGCTTTTCTCTTTAAGCACGCCGCGAAGTCTAGCTAACCGGATGGTTAATTGCAACATAGCCGGGTGGGAGTGGTAAAGTACGCGCCCATGGGGAGCCGCTTCACCCGATTGGCCGTCGCCCTTCTCATCTTCTCTTGCGACAGCCCAAAGCCTTGGGACGGAACCTTTCCCGAGCCTGTCGCCCGGCCTGAACACCCAAGGCCCGATTTCCGGCGCAACACCTTCATCAACCTGAACACGAAGTGGGATTTCGCGTACGACCCGGACGACCGCGGACTGCGCGAGGAATGGTTCAAACGCGAGGACGTTTGGACCCACAAGATTCAAGTGCCGTTCGCATGGGAGGCGCCCCTCTCGGGGCTCGTCCCGCCGCATGAAGGTCCGTACACGATTTTCGAGACACTCCAAGCCAAGACGTACCGAGGAGTGGGCTGGTACCGGCTCAAGCTTCCCGGCCGTTTACCGCAGACGAAGGGTCTCAACTGGCATCTGATCTTCGGCGCCGTCGATTTCAAGTCCACCGTCTGGATCAACGACAAGCAGGCAACCGAACACGAGGGCGGCTACGATCCGTTCTCGGTGAATCTGGCCGACTGGGCCGGTCCCAACGACGTTCCCGAAATCGTCCTTCGCGTCGAGGACTTCACCGAACTCAACGACTACGCCCAGCCCGTCGGCAAACAGGGCGGCGTCTGGTACACCCGCACGAGCGGCATCTGGCAGACGGTGTATCTGGAACAACGACCGAAGTTCTATTTGGCCGGGCTGCGATTGAATACATACATGGGCGTGCAGGAGGTTGCCATCGAACCCCAATTCAGCGGCACGCCGCAGGGCGAATTCAAGCTGGATTCGACTGAAGAGCCGGGATCATTCAACCCCGGGGAGAGCACGGCATGTTGCTGGTGGGAAAACCCAAATCCCCACGTTCAAGAGATTGCAGTTCGGCTCACCGATGAACGTGGAACGCCCGACGTGGTCCACACATACTTCGGAAAACGGGACCTTCACATTCTGAGAACTCAAACAGAGACAAGGATGAACGCGGCTTACTATCACGCGCCGATCGAATCCTCGGTGCTTGCGGTAAACCTCTACCCACGGTATCTCCGTTGCGTCCTCGACCAGTCCTACTACCCGGATGGCATCTACACCGCGCCGAGCGTGGATCGAATCCGGGCCGATCTCGAACTCGCCAAGTCGTTCGGGTTCAACTGCATCCGGCTCCACATCAAGATGGATGAACCGATCAAATATCGAATTGCGGACGAACTGGGACTTTACGTCGTCTACGATATTCCCGCTCTCGATCTTCAAGCCGAGAACCTGCCGGGTTTCAAAGGCCGCGATTACTTCGAACACACGCTCCGCGCTGCCATCGAACGCGACGCCAACCATCCCAGCATCATCGCGTGGACCATCTTCAACGAAAACTGGGGGCTCCTCTCGAACGGCTCACTGACCAACCCCGTCCCGATGGGTGACAACCCGGAGATCCAGAAATGGGTGAAGGACATGGTCACCCTTGCGCGCTCCCTCGATCCCACGCGCCCCGTCGAAGACAACAGCGCGGGCGGAGTGACGCAACGTTTCGAACACATCGACACCGACCTCAATTCCTTCCACTACTATGGAAACGACATGGCCAAGTTCAGAGAGTTTCTGCAAACCGAATCGGATGGGACCTACCCAGGCAGCCCCCGGAACTTCGTCGGCGGCGCCGTCCAGGATGGCGATCCCTGGTGGAACTCCGAATTCGCCAGTTTCAGCGCGCTGGGCGGAACCGAAGGGCCCGGGATCTATTGCGATCTTTTCGGCCTCCTCAATGAGATGCGACGCTTCCCCAAGCTCGTCGGTTACGTGCTCACGCAACTTACGGACGTGGAGTACGAACGAAACGGTCTCGTAAATTATGACCGCTCACCCAAACCGGATCTCTGCGCGAGATTCGGCGTCAGCCTGAAGGATGTCCTTGGCGAAGATTTCATCGCCTTCGACTGGCTGCCGAATCATGAGCTCGGGGCCGGCGCAACCATCCATGTCCCGCTTCGCTACTCCCACTGGTCCGGCTCCACCATCGAGCCGAGGAAGGTCCGTTTGAGTTGGGAGAACGCCGCTCCAGTGGAATGGACGCTGGCCTCCTATGCGCCGTACGATGCCACCACCGTCGAGAGCCCCGATTTCATCACGCCCGCCGACCCCGGCGATCACACTCTGATCGCGGAGGTTTTCGACGCTCAAGGCAAGCGCACCTGCGCCAACCGGTTGACGGTCACGATCAGGTGAGTCCTCCGACCGGAAGGAGTAACATGCCCGCCATGGCACGAGTCCGGCGATACCTCCCGTGGCTGATCGGACTCTTCTGGCTCGCCTTCTACCTCACTTACCCTTACCGGGAACTGGTGGACGACTCCCAGCATAGGGGGATCCTGGAAAACCGCTACTTCGCTATTTTCGATGAACTGAAGTACTCCCGGCCCCTTCACGCGCTCCTCCTGCACGCCCAGGGCCATTTCTTGAGCAAAGCGATGGACAAGGCAATGCTCGTTTCGATGATTCTCCACCTGCTGATCGCCTTGATCGCGTGGCGTGTTGTTATTCCACGAATGCCCGAACGAATGCACTCCTGGGCAAGATTCGGCCTCACGGCTTTCATGCTTCATCCCATCGCGCTGCAAACCACCGTCCA comes from Nitrospirota bacterium and encodes:
- a CDS encoding SDR family oxidoreductase produces the protein MRLQNQVALITGGGDGIGRAIARAYAREGARVVISGRRAEKLEETRSQILGEGAAPGPHSDSARRPRSEAEGAAPGSVVTVPGDVSSEPDVRGLVQETLRQFGRIDILVNNAGIIGPTAPVEQVRTEEWDEVQAINLRGPFLTCREVVPLMLKQDRGVIINIASVAGRIGYPTRSPYAASKWGLIGFSRTLALELSTTGVRVNCVCPGAVMGERLATILGNFNRIIQDQANSRLKAALSYVKASKLLPPEEIASVCVFLASSEAAGVSGQEIVVAGVTG
- a CDS encoding methionyl-tRNA formyltransferase yields the protein MRIALFGLPKRATHFVPVLVQENYKVVALFLSEPHEPYFPQIQAIAEAFKIPCIYPADAADPTLPGRLHQLEIDLLISINFTKRLPKSILSAPRRAAINLHPSLLPKYRGPNPYFWVLRNGEPRTGVTAHYMEETLDTGPIILQKAMEIEAHETLGGLLGKLEALGEQVLLDTLRLFKSRDDVPSSPQDPAEATLAPQIKEEDLVLNFANPTADILRQIRACNPAYGAWTSLDGRAVKFFSASMVQGAISLAAPGTCFLHEGHFLIATGDGAIRPEVILLEDGGFYSADSLARLGLLIPGSRFGA
- a CDS encoding lipid-transfer protein — encoded protein: MGKGRKVCIIGVGMTKFHKPGEHDYPELAKESGEMALKDAGVSYDKIEQAFVGYVYGESTCGQRAVYQLGLTGIPVVNVNNNCSTGSSALFLATQAVAGGAVECALALGFEKMEKGSLAPKYSDRTNPMDKHVEVMSSVQGFEMAPPAAQLFGGAGREHMKKYGTTKEQIAKIAVKNKKHAVHNERSQFRVAVSLEEVMASPMIFDPLTKLQCCPTTDGSAAAVVCSEEFAKKMGKSDPVWIAAAALKTDVKTAFDPPSMIKVVGYDMAKKAADSAYEQSGLGPKDVNVIELHDCFTANELITYEALGLCKEGEAGRLLDENQTTYGGKWVVNPSGGLLSKGHPLGATGLAQCFELNQQLRGLCGPRQVPNAKIALQHNIGLGGACFVAVYRKN